The proteins below are encoded in one region of Sminthopsis crassicaudata isolate SCR6 chromosome 1, ASM4859323v1, whole genome shotgun sequence:
- the LOC141546188 gene encoding vomeronasal type-1 receptor 4-like — protein MLTTDVCIGIFMTFQTTIGILANIFLFFLYIVNLLPGRKLRPLNVILIQLIMAHITMLVSKGSTEIQQVFEISMFLDDVGCKMLFVFYRLAQGLSICFTCLLCSFQAITISPSHSTLSGFKARIKEQLSTFCLLCWILNILIEIPVPIFVRGPKNITKETLESHIIYCSMGMFIEVYFIMTTVRNIVCVGIMFWTSGYMVLLLHRHHRQVQNIRSASFSPRAHHEVRATQTILLMMGIFVCFYLLHSIAFISLTYLDTNRYWLTFSVILSLCFPMLSPFVLLPQAPKYSCIL, from the coding sequence ATGCTTACTACTGATGTCTGCATTGGCATCTTTATGACCTTCCAGACCACAATTGGGATCCTGGCaaacatctttctcttttttctttacattgtgAATCTCCTACCTGGACGTAAATTAAGGCCATTGAATGTGATTTTGATCCAGCTCATCATGGCCCATATCACCATGTTGGTTAGcaaaggaagcacagaaatacAACAAGTTTTTGAAATAAGCATGTTCCTTGATGATGTTGGGTGCAAAATGCTATTTGTCTTTTATAGACTTGCCCAAGGGCTTTCAATTTGCTTCACCTGCCTTCTATGTAGCTTTCAGGCTATTACAATCAGTCCCAGTCACTCCACACTTTCTGGATTCAAAGCTAGAATTAAAGAACAACTTTCTACTTTTTGTCTCCTCTGTTGGATCCTTAATATCTTGATAGAAATTCCTGTGCCAATATTTGTGAGAGGACCAAAGAACATCACCAAAGAAACATTGGAATCTCATATTATATATTGCTCAATGGGAATGTTTATAGAGGTTTACTTTATCATGACTACTGTGAGAAATATAGTCTGTGTGGGAATCATGTTTTGGACCAGTGGCTACATGGTGCTTCTCCTGCACAGACACCACCGGCAAGTCCAGAATATCCGTAGTGCGAGCTTCTCACCCAGAGCTCACCATGAGGTTAGAGCCACCCAAACCATTCTACTGATGATGGGAATTTTTGTCTGCTTTTACTTACTTCACTCCATCGCTTTTATTTCTCTCACTTATTTAGATACAAACCGATACTGGTTGactttctctgtcattctgtcTCTTTGCTTCCCAATGCTTAGCCCTTTTGTATTGCTCCCCCAAGCTCCCAAGTACAGCTGCATTCTCTGA